In Bos indicus isolate NIAB-ARS_2022 breed Sahiwal x Tharparkar chromosome 2, NIAB-ARS_B.indTharparkar_mat_pri_1.0, whole genome shotgun sequence, a single genomic region encodes these proteins:
- the C1QL2 gene encoding complement C1q-like protein 2 has translation MALGLLIAVPLLLQAAPPGAAHYEMMGTCRMICDPYTAAPGAGPAGAKAPPPGPSTAALEVMQDLSINPPPPFIQGPKGDPGRPGKPGPRGPPGEPGPPGPRGPPGEKGDSGRPGLPGLQLTAGAAGGVGVVGGGTGGGGDSEGEVTGALSAAFSGPKIAFYVGLKSPHEGYEVLKFDDVVTNLGNHYDPTTGKFSCQVRGIYFFTYHILMRGGDGTSMWADLCKNGQVRASAIAQDADQNYDYASNSVVLHLDSGDEVYVKLDGGKAHGGNNNKYSTFSGFLLYPD, from the exons ATGGCGCTGGGGCTGCTTATCGCCGTTCCGTTGCTGCTGCAGGCGGCGCCCCCCGGCGCGGCGCACTACGAGATGATGGGCACCTGCCGCATGATCTGCGACCCCTACACCGCCGCACCCGGTGCGGGGCCCGCGGGAGCCAAGGCTCCCCCGCCGGGACCCAGCACTGCCGCGCTGGAAGTCATGCAGGACCTGAGCATCAACCCTCCGCCCCCTTTCATCCAGGGACCCAAGGGCGACCCGGGGAGACCTGGCAAGCCGGGACCGCGGGGCCCCCCGGGAGAGCCGGGCCCACCTGGACCCCGGGGTCCCCCGGGGGAGAAGGGCGACTCGGGGCGGCCCGGGCTACCTGGCCTGCAGCTGACGGCGGGCGCGGCAGGAGGTGTCGGGGTGGTGGGTGGCGGAACCGGGGGCGGCGGTGACTCTGAGGGCGAAGTGACTGGCGCGTTGAGCGCCGCCTTCAGCGGTCCCAAGATCGCCTTCTATGTGGGTCTTAAGAGCCCCCACGAAGGCTACGAAGTGCTCAAATTCGACGACGTAGTCACCAATCTCGGCAATCACTACGACCCTACTACGGGCAAGTTCAGCTGTCAGGTGCGTGGCATCTACTTCTTCACCTACCACATCCTCATGCGCGGCGGCGACGGCACCAGCATGTGGGCGGACCTCTGCAAGAATGGCCAG GTCCGGGCCAGCGCCATCGCGCAGGATGCGGACCAGAACTACGACTACGCCAGTAACAGCGTGGTGCTACACCTTGATTCGGGGGACGAGGTGTATGTGAAGCTGGACGGCGGAAAGGCGCACGGAGGCAATAACAACAAGTACAGCACCTTCTCGGGCTTTCTTTTGTACCCGGATTAG